Proteins from a genomic interval of Clostridium sp. M62/1:
- a CDS encoding glycoside hydrolase family 13 protein has protein sequence MMMMKINREALFCDETEDYRSPYEPDTGDTVCFRLRTGRDNADSVFYLEPDTKVRRRMRRVFSEGRFDYYEITMELGEGPVSYCFEIRLGSEVCYYNRLGPEDRADASYAFEIIPGFHVPEWVKGAVIYQIYVDRFCNGDPTNDVETNEYIYIGSPVQRVSDWEELPENLDVGRFYGGDLKGVWNKLDYLKSLGVECIYLNPVFVSPSNHKYDCQDYEHIDPHYGVIAEDLDLLVDPNDMDNDMAGKYATRTADMTNLKASDDFFAAFVEAAHEKGIRVIVDGVFNHCGSFNKWMDAELLYQHEGNYEPGAYVSADSPYRSYFKFNNKDGWPFNDSYDGWWGFSTLPKLNYEESEKLCEAIMNVARKWVSPPFNADGWRLDVAADLGRSSEFNHKFWRRFRDAVKKANPEAVILAEHYGDPSSWLDGSQWDTVMNYDAFMEPVSWFLTGMEKHSDEANESLFGNGAAFFDMMRYHMCRMQPQSIQAAMNELSNHDHSRFMTRTNRRVGRLASAGAQAASEGISYGIFRQGVVMLMTWPGAPTIYYGDETGLCGWTDPDNRRTYPWGKEDQELIEFHRYMTGIHKRYPAFRKGSVRKLLAEQDLIAYARVVEGWKPGSHAQALGRGFARADFSCLETGDTGHLSEQFNRERRENESRAVVAVNTAMEEKVAEIPVWQAGITDEMELHRRMLTYEEGYNVGRIIYEVKDGMARISVPARGSIVLVAVRKQEDEA, from the coding sequence ATGATGATGATGAAGATTAACAGGGAAGCGCTGTTCTGTGATGAGACGGAGGACTACAGGAGTCCCTATGAGCCGGATACGGGGGATACCGTGTGTTTCAGGCTGCGCACAGGGCGGGACAATGCAGACTCTGTTTTTTATTTAGAGCCTGATACAAAGGTGAGAAGGCGCATGAGACGCGTGTTCAGTGAAGGACGGTTTGACTACTATGAGATAACGATGGAGCTGGGGGAAGGTCCCGTTTCCTACTGCTTTGAGATCCGCCTGGGCAGTGAAGTCTGTTATTACAACCGCCTGGGGCCGGAGGACAGGGCGGATGCCTCCTATGCCTTTGAGATTATCCCCGGTTTTCACGTGCCGGAGTGGGTGAAGGGCGCCGTTATATACCAGATCTATGTGGATCGCTTCTGCAACGGTGATCCGACCAACGATGTGGAAACGAATGAATATATCTATATCGGAAGCCCTGTTCAGAGAGTCTCCGACTGGGAGGAGCTTCCGGAGAACCTTGATGTGGGCCGGTTCTACGGAGGGGATCTGAAGGGAGTCTGGAATAAACTTGATTATCTGAAAAGTCTGGGAGTTGAGTGTATCTATCTGAACCCGGTTTTTGTTTCCCCGTCCAATCACAAATATGACTGCCAGGATTATGAGCACATCGATCCTCACTACGGAGTCATCGCGGAGGATCTGGATCTGCTGGTGGACCCCAACGACATGGACAATGACATGGCCGGCAAATATGCCACCAGAACGGCTGACATGACAAACTTAAAGGCCAGCGACGATTTTTTTGCCGCCTTTGTGGAGGCTGCTCATGAAAAGGGGATCCGGGTGATCGTGGACGGCGTATTCAACCACTGCGGTTCTTTTAACAAGTGGATGGATGCAGAGCTGCTTTACCAGCACGAGGGAAATTATGAGCCGGGCGCTTATGTTTCGGCCGACAGCCCGTACAGGAGCTATTTCAAATTCAACAATAAGGACGGCTGGCCCTTTAATGACAGCTATGACGGCTGGTGGGGCTTTTCGACCCTGCCCAAGCTCAACTATGAAGAATCGGAGAAGCTCTGCGAGGCCATTATGAATGTGGCCAGAAAGTGGGTGTCTCCTCCCTTTAACGCTGACGGCTGGCGCCTTGATGTGGCGGCAGACCTGGGCAGGAGCAGTGAGTTCAACCATAAGTTCTGGAGAAGATTCAGGGATGCGGTGAAGAAAGCTAACCCGGAAGCTGTGATCCTGGCAGAACACTACGGCGATCCGTCCAGCTGGCTGGATGGCAGCCAGTGGGACACGGTGATGAATTACGACGCCTTTATGGAGCCTGTTTCCTGGTTTCTGACAGGGATGGAAAAGCACAGCGATGAGGCGAATGAGAGCCTTTTTGGAAACGGCGCGGCATTTTTCGACATGATGCGCTACCATATGTGCAGGATGCAGCCTCAGTCAATCCAGGCGGCTATGAATGAGCTCTCCAACCATGACCATTCCCGGTTTATGACCAGGACAAACCGCCGGGTGGGACGCCTTGCCAGTGCCGGAGCCCAGGCGGCGTCAGAGGGCATAAGCTACGGCATATTCCGCCAGGGAGTGGTGATGCTGATGACCTGGCCGGGAGCGCCCACCATTTATTACGGAGACGAGACGGGACTCTGCGGCTGGACGGACCCGGACAACAGAAGGACCTACCCCTGGGGGAAAGAAGATCAGGAGCTGATCGAGTTCCACCGGTATATGACAGGAATCCATAAGCGGTATCCAGCCTTCAGGAAGGGATCGGTGAGGAAGCTGCTGGCAGAACAGGATCTGATCGCCTATGCCCGGGTGGTGGAGGGCTGGAAGCCCGGAAGTCATGCACAGGCTCTGGGAAGGGGCTTTGCCAGAGCAGACTTTTCCTGTCTGGAGACAGGGGATACAGGGCATCTGTCAGAGCAGTTCAACAGAGAGCGGCGGGAAAATGAGAGCCGGGCAGTGGTGGCTGTCAATACTGCCATGGAGGAAAAAGTGGCGGAAATTCCTGTCTGGCAGGCGGGAATTACAGACGAGATGGAGCTTCACCGCCGGATGCTGACCTATGAGGAGGGCTATAATGTGGGCCGCATCATCTATGAGGTGAAGGACGGGATGGCAAGGATTTCTGTCCCGGCCAGGGGAAGTATAGTCCTGGTGGCAGTGAGAAAACAGGAGGATGAGGCGTAA
- the ftsH gene encoding ATP-dependent zinc metalloprotease FtsH, translated as MLGMIWMKTPNSFLGNEAMTEQDVMVALENGSIERALILPNAENDTGRLKLWMKSGEQEEVNVLSVSQFASDFQKEGIPYEVNDIPRENSMLNIILPVLLSAAILVAFFMFMNTRNAGGSNAKMMNFGRSRARMTRDSKVNFTNVAGLNEEKEELEEIVDFLKNPQKYTGVGARIPKGVLLVGPPGTGKTLLAKAIAGEAGVPFFSISGSDFVEMFVGVGASRVRDLFEDAKKNAPCIVFIDEIDAVARQRGTGMGGGHDEREQTLNQLLVEMDGFGVNEGIIVMAATNRVDILDPAILRPGRFDRKVAVGRPDVRGREEILAVHTKSKPLGDDVDLHRVAQTTAGFTGADLENLMNEAAINAAKENRKYLVQADIDRAFIKVGIGTEKKSRIMSEKDRKITAYHETGHAILFHVLPEVGPVHTVSIIPTGTGAGGYTMPLPEKDEQYITRGRMLQQIMVSLGGRIAEELMFDDITAGASQDIRQATAIARAMVTEYGMSDRIGMINYGNESSEVFIGRDLAHARSYGEEVATKIDEEIKRIIDECYKKAKEIIMEHEEVLHRCSSLLLEKEKIGQAEFEELFDETVENSEKTEQNA; from the coding sequence ATGCTCGGTATGATCTGGATGAAGACGCCGAACAGCTTTCTGGGAAATGAGGCCATGACAGAGCAGGATGTGATGGTGGCGCTTGAAAACGGAAGCATAGAGAGAGCCTTGATTTTACCGAACGCGGAAAATGATACTGGGCGGCTCAAGCTCTGGATGAAATCCGGGGAGCAGGAGGAGGTAAACGTCCTGAGTGTAAGCCAGTTTGCCTCGGATTTTCAGAAAGAGGGGATTCCCTATGAGGTAAACGATATCCCAAGAGAGAACAGTATGCTGAACATCATCCTGCCGGTTCTCCTTTCCGCTGCCATTCTGGTGGCATTCTTTATGTTTATGAATACCAGAAATGCAGGCGGAAGCAACGCCAAGATGATGAATTTCGGCAGAAGCAGAGCCAGGATGACCCGAGACAGCAAGGTGAATTTTACTAATGTGGCGGGGCTCAATGAGGAGAAGGAGGAGCTTGAGGAGATTGTGGATTTCCTTAAAAATCCCCAGAAATATACAGGCGTCGGCGCCCGGATCCCCAAGGGAGTGCTTTTGGTGGGCCCGCCTGGAACGGGAAAGACACTTCTGGCCAAGGCCATTGCCGGGGAAGCCGGCGTTCCCTTCTTCTCCATCTCCGGTTCAGACTTCGTGGAGATGTTTGTGGGAGTAGGCGCATCCCGTGTCCGCGATCTGTTTGAAGACGCGAAGAAAAATGCACCCTGTATTGTGTTTATTGACGAGATTGACGCAGTGGCCCGTCAGAGAGGAACAGGTATGGGCGGCGGCCATGACGAGAGGGAGCAGACCTTAAACCAGCTTCTGGTGGAGATGGACGGCTTCGGAGTGAACGAGGGAATTATCGTGATGGCTGCAACGAACCGTGTGGATATCCTTGACCCGGCCATTCTGAGACCGGGGCGCTTTGACAGAAAGGTGGCAGTGGGAAGGCCGGATGTCAGAGGCCGCGAGGAGATTCTGGCAGTCCACACCAAGTCAAAGCCTCTCGGAGATGACGTGGATCTGCACCGGGTGGCCCAGACCACGGCAGGCTTTACAGGTGCTGATCTGGAAAACCTGATGAATGAGGCGGCTATCAATGCGGCGAAGGAGAACCGGAAATATCTTGTCCAGGCCGATATTGACAGAGCCTTTATCAAGGTGGGAATCGGAACAGAGAAAAAGAGCCGGATTATGTCGGAGAAGGACAGGAAGATCACAGCCTACCACGAGACAGGCCACGCAATTCTGTTCCACGTGCTGCCGGAGGTCGGCCCGGTGCACACCGTCTCCATTATCCCTACAGGAACGGGAGCAGGAGGCTACACCATGCCTCTGCCGGAGAAGGATGAGCAGTATATTACAAGGGGCAGGATGCTCCAGCAGATCATGGTATCCCTGGGCGGAAGAATTGCCGAGGAGCTGATGTTTGACGACATCACTGCCGGGGCGTCCCAGGATATCCGCCAGGCTACGGCCATAGCCAGGGCCATGGTGACGGAGTACGGTATGTCTGACCGGATTGGTATGATCAATTACGGAAATGAGAGCAGCGAGGTCTTTATCGGACGGGATCTGGCCCATGCCAGAAGCTACGGCGAGGAGGTCGCCACAAAGATTGACGAGGAGATCAAGCGCATCATTGACGAGTGCTACAAGAAGGCGAAGGAGATTATCATGGAGCATGAGGAGGTTCTTCACCGGTGCAGCAGCCTGCTTCTCGAAAAGGAAAAAATCGGTCAGGCTGAGTTTGAGGAGCTGTTTGACGAGACTGTGGAAAACAGTGAAAAGACGGAGCAGAATGCCTGA
- a CDS encoding SpoIIE family protein phosphatase: MLGKKIHRDMADVNVYTAKRLREMACSLSGLARAFTDEVGAKRQLSFEDGLAAMQTAGAMVCGDCSKCNLYETGQKEDSYYLYYLLRAFEQKGKVDEEDMPRLFNETCRRREEYLSQLNRNLGRATMNLTWKNRFLESRDAVIVQFREMASILEEFSGQMEQAADITGNYEDSVRYLFRRHHMKVENMLILEYENEQREAYLTVRTLGGRCVTSRDASDILTRAVGGRRFGIARDSKSIITKRTGTFRFVEEGKYQMIHGVARAVRNGELISGDSFTFNENLPHQVIMSLSDGMGSGPAASADSSRVIELTEQLLETGFSARAALKLVNTVLLLAGMEQNPATLDLCCIDLCTGVLESMKLGAVGTFIMGREGVELLESGNVPMGIMNTVEPILLSRKLWDNDRIIMVSDGILEALPGEDKEQTFCEFLNGLDVQNPQDMADEILQFALSFCSVPADDMTVLVGGVFGK, from the coding sequence ATAGAGATATGGCTGATGTGAATGTCTACACGGCGAAGCGGCTTCGGGAGATGGCTTGCTCCCTGAGCGGCCTTGCCAGAGCCTTTACGGACGAGGTGGGGGCAAAGCGTCAGCTGAGCTTTGAGGACGGCCTTGCGGCCATGCAGACGGCGGGGGCCATGGTGTGCGGCGACTGCAGCAAATGCAATCTGTATGAGACAGGACAGAAGGAGGACAGCTATTATCTGTATTACCTTCTGAGGGCGTTTGAGCAGAAGGGGAAGGTGGACGAGGAGGACATGCCCAGGCTGTTCAATGAAACCTGCCGCAGGAGGGAGGAGTACTTAAGTCAGCTTAACAGGAATCTGGGGCGGGCCACCATGAATCTCACCTGGAAAAACCGATTCTTGGAGAGCAGGGACGCGGTGATTGTGCAGTTTCGTGAGATGGCGTCCATTCTCGAGGAGTTTTCCGGCCAGATGGAGCAGGCGGCTGATATTACAGGAAACTATGAGGACAGCGTGCGGTATCTGTTCAGGCGCCACCACATGAAGGTGGAGAATATGCTGATACTGGAATATGAGAATGAGCAGAGGGAGGCGTATCTGACTGTGAGAACTCTGGGCGGCAGGTGTGTGACCTCCAGAGATGCCTCGGACATTCTGACCCGAGCGGTGGGAGGACGCAGATTCGGCATCGCAAGGGACAGCAAGAGCATTATCACAAAGAGGACAGGCACCTTCCGCTTTGTGGAGGAGGGGAAATACCAGATGATCCACGGAGTCGCCAGGGCGGTAAGGAATGGAGAGCTGATCTCCGGCGACAGCTTCACCTTTAATGAAAATCTGCCTCATCAGGTCATCATGAGCCTGTCGGACGGAATGGGGAGCGGGCCGGCGGCCTCAGCCGACAGCAGCCGTGTCATAGAGCTGACAGAGCAGCTTCTGGAAACGGGCTTCTCCGCCAGGGCGGCCCTGAAGCTGGTAAATACCGTACTTCTGCTGGCAGGGATGGAGCAGAATCCGGCGACGCTTGACCTGTGCTGCATTGATCTGTGCACGGGGGTTTTAGAGAGCATGAAGCTGGGGGCAGTGGGTACCTTTATTATGGGCCGGGAGGGAGTGGAGCTTCTGGAGTCGGGAAATGTCCCCATGGGAATTATGAATACGGTGGAGCCAATTCTCCTGTCCAGGAAGCTGTGGGATAATGACAGGATTATCATGGTCAGCGACGGAATCCTTGAGGCCCTGCCGGGGGAGGACAAGGAGCAGACGTTCTGCGAGTTCCTAAACGGGCTGGACGTTCAGAACCCCCAGGATATGGCAGACGAAATTCTGCAGTTTGCCCTGTCCTTCTGCTCTGTCCCGGCAGATGATATGACAGTGCTGGTGGGCGGTGTGTTCGGAAAGTAG
- the tilS gene encoding tRNA lysidine(34) synthetase TilS, translating into MREKVSRYMEKNGMLKAGQRVVVGLSGGADSVCLLSLLTDMRSSLSIRLRAVHVHHGLRGQEADRDADFSRELCRKLDIPFILKMENAHQEAQNRRISEEEAGRLLRYEAFEQEAARWEEEEREQEGAALPVRIAVAHHGDDSAETILYHLFRGSGLRGLAGIAPVRGRVIRPLLCVSRQEILEYLREEGLSYVTDSTNLLNDYTRNRLRNQILPMAVQEINRGAVEHILRAGEIIGEADQFFRERAGKFLKKEGIWKESCLEKSRMLAVPVSALGSLAHIEQGYVIREAFSELGWPLRNIDASHIESILSLLDGRTGAGADLPGGVRAERVYENLVLKKKERAAAKDGLPRLSMEVIPRENQAEIPKNRYTKWFDYDKIKDTLSVRYRLPGDYITLKGGGRKSLKSLFIDEKIPREMRGSIPLLAEGNHVLWMIGGRISEYYKVTEQTKRILKVHLDGGTNCG; encoded by the coding sequence ATGAGAGAAAAGGTTTCCAGATACATGGAGAAAAACGGCATGCTGAAAGCCGGGCAGCGGGTGGTGGTGGGCCTTTCCGGAGGCGCGGACTCTGTCTGCCTTCTGAGCCTTCTTACAGATATGAGAAGCAGCCTTTCCATACGGCTGAGGGCCGTGCATGTCCACCATGGCCTGAGAGGACAGGAGGCAGACAGAGATGCCGATTTTTCCCGGGAGCTGTGCAGGAAACTGGATATTCCCTTTATTTTAAAAATGGAAAACGCGCATCAGGAGGCGCAAAATCGCCGGATCTCCGAGGAGGAAGCAGGCCGGCTTCTCAGGTATGAGGCCTTTGAGCAGGAGGCGGCCAGGTGGGAAGAGGAGGAGCGGGAGCAGGAAGGAGCGGCACTTCCTGTGCGCATAGCAGTGGCCCACCACGGGGATGACAGCGCGGAAACCATACTCTACCATCTGTTTCGCGGAAGCGGCCTCAGGGGGCTGGCCGGAATTGCGCCGGTACGGGGGCGGGTGATCCGGCCCCTTTTATGTGTTTCCAGACAGGAGATTCTGGAATATCTGAGGGAAGAAGGCCTCTCCTATGTGACGGATTCCACAAACCTTCTGAACGATTACACGAGAAACCGGCTCAGAAATCAGATTCTTCCCATGGCGGTTCAGGAGATAAACCGGGGGGCGGTGGAGCATATTTTAAGGGCCGGGGAGATCATAGGGGAAGCGGATCAGTTCTTTCGGGAACGGGCCGGGAAGTTTCTGAAGAAGGAGGGAATTTGGAAGGAATCCTGTCTGGAGAAGAGCCGGATGCTGGCTGTCCCTGTTTCAGCCCTCGGGAGCCTGGCGCATATTGAACAGGGCTATGTGATCCGGGAAGCATTTTCAGAACTTGGCTGGCCCCTCAGGAATATCGATGCCTCCCATATTGAGTCCATCCTGTCTCTGCTGGACGGGAGAACAGGGGCAGGGGCGGATCTGCCGGGAGGCGTGAGGGCAGAGCGGGTCTATGAAAATCTGGTTCTGAAAAAAAAGGAGAGGGCAGCGGCAAAGGACGGTCTTCCCCGCCTTTCTATGGAAGTAATCCCCCGGGAAAATCAGGCCGAAATTCCCAAAAACAGGTATACGAAATGGTTTGACTATGATAAAATAAAAGATACGTTATCTGTCAGATACCGCCTTCCCGGAGATTACATTACCCTGAAGGGAGGGGGGCGTAAGAGCCTGAAATCCCTGTTTATCGATGAAAAAATTCCCCGGGAAATGAGAGGGAGCATTCCCCTCCTGGCTGAGGGAAACCATGTCCTGTGGATGATAGGGGGAAGGATCAGCGAATACTATAAGGTAACGGAACAGACTAAGAGAATCTTAAAAGTACATTTAGATGGAGGTACAAACTGTGGCTGA
- the tadA gene encoding tRNA adenosine(34) deaminase TadA — MRKLTEDERYMREAVRQAKKAWALGEVPIGCVIVHRGKIIGRGYNRRTTDGNVLAHAEILAIRKACRIIGDWRLEECTMYVTLEPCPMCAGAIVQARIPKVVIGCMNPKAGCAGSVLDLLHEEGFNHQAETEVGTLGEECSSMLKEFFRELRVKGKEKKRLLREEAAEAEGREKQEPAG; from the coding sequence ATGAGAAAGCTGACAGAAGATGAGCGGTATATGAGAGAGGCGGTCCGGCAGGCAAAGAAGGCCTGGGCTCTCGGGGAGGTGCCTATCGGATGTGTGATTGTACATAGAGGAAAGATAATCGGAAGGGGATATAACCGCCGCACCACAGACGGAAATGTTCTGGCCCATGCAGAGATACTGGCCATCCGAAAGGCGTGCCGGATCATAGGCGACTGGCGGCTGGAAGAATGCACCATGTATGTGACGCTGGAGCCCTGTCCCATGTGTGCCGGAGCCATCGTTCAGGCAAGGATTCCAAAGGTGGTGATCGGCTGTATGAATCCCAAGGCCGGCTGTGCCGGTTCTGTGCTGGATCTGCTCCACGAGGAGGGGTTTAACCACCAGGCAGAGACAGAGGTGGGAACTCTGGGGGAGGAGTGCTCCTCTATGCTGAAGGAATTTTTCAGGGAGCTGAGGGTCAAAGGGAAGGAGAAAAAGCGGCTTCTCCGGGAGGAGGCCGCTGAAGCAGAGGGACGGGAGAAACAGGAGCCGGCGGGCTGA
- a CDS encoding anaerobic ribonucleoside-triphosphate reductase activating protein, whose amino-acid sequence MIISGLQKTTLLDYPGHVASTIFLGGCNFRCPFCHNGDLVNGPWEDPFDPEDVLAFLKKRSGLLEGVCITGGEPTLQPDLEKLIHSIRSLGLSVKLDTNGYRPDVLKDLCRRGLIDYVAMDIKAGHGNYAAAAGLPGIDMGKIEESVSFLLSGSVACEFRTTVVKELHSESDFYDIGRWIQGCRAYYLQSYKDSEQVLVPGFSACSREELLHFMDIVRPFVENVELRGVDY is encoded by the coding sequence ATGATCATATCAGGTTTACAGAAAACGACTCTTCTCGACTATCCGGGCCATGTGGCCTCCACGATTTTTTTGGGGGGCTGCAATTTCCGCTGTCCATTCTGCCACAACGGAGATCTGGTGAACGGTCCGTGGGAGGATCCCTTTGACCCGGAGGATGTCCTGGCTTTTCTGAAAAAGCGCTCCGGGCTTCTGGAGGGAGTCTGCATTACAGGCGGAGAACCCACACTTCAGCCTGATCTCGAGAAGCTGATCCACAGCATACGAAGCCTCGGCCTGTCTGTCAAGCTGGATACAAACGGCTACCGCCCTGATGTTTTAAAGGATCTCTGCCGCAGAGGGCTGATCGACTATGTGGCCATGGACATCAAGGCCGGCCACGGCAATTACGCAGCCGCAGCCGGCCTTCCGGGCATCGATATGGGAAAGATAGAGGAGAGCGTCTCCTTTCTGCTCTCAGGTTCTGTCGCCTGTGAATTCCGCACCACCGTCGTAAAAGAACTTCACTCAGAAAGTGACTTTTACGATATCGGCAGATGGATTCAGGGCTGCAGAGCCTACTATCTGCAGAGCTACAAGGATTCAGAGCAGGTTCTCGTTCCAGGGTTTTCCGCCTGCAGCCGCGAGGAGCTTCTCCATTTTATGGACATTGTGCGCCCCTTTGTGGAAAATGTGGAGCTCAGAGGCGTTGACTATTAA
- a CDS encoding 6-phosphofructokinase, which translates to MKRIGMLTSGGDCQSLNATMRGVAKALYKTYDDEVEIIGFEDGYKGLMYADYRIMKPSDFSGILTQGGTILGTSRQPFKLMRTPDENGLDKVASMKHTYYKLKLECLVVLGGNGSQKTANLLREEGLNVIHLPKTIDNDLWGTDMTFGFQSAVNVATNAIDCIHTTAASHGRVFIVEVMGHKVGWLTLHAGIAGGADIILIPEIPYDLDVVVDAIKKRTKAGKNFTILAVAEGAISKEDAALTKKELKEKRKTGPVYPSVAYELGAKITEKTGQEVRVTVPGHMQRGGEPCPYDRVLSTRLGASAAQLIEKGEYGYMVAVKNNGIVKVPLSEAAGKLKTVDPSCDMIREAKAVGISFGDK; encoded by the coding sequence ATGAAACGAATTGGTATGCTTACCAGCGGCGGCGACTGCCAGAGCTTAAATGCTACCATGCGCGGCGTGGCGAAGGCACTTTATAAGACTTACGACGACGAGGTAGAAATCATCGGATTTGAAGACGGATATAAAGGACTGATGTATGCGGATTATCGGATTATGAAGCCTTCCGATTTTTCAGGAATTCTGACACAGGGGGGAACCATCCTCGGAACCTCCAGGCAGCCGTTTAAGCTCATGAGAACACCGGATGAGAATGGTCTTGACAAAGTGGCCTCCATGAAACACACCTATTATAAACTGAAGCTGGAATGTCTTGTGGTGCTCGGAGGAAACGGAAGCCAGAAGACTGCAAACCTGCTGAGGGAGGAAGGATTGAACGTCATCCACCTTCCAAAAACCATTGACAACGATCTCTGGGGAACGGACATGACCTTCGGATTTCAGAGCGCAGTCAATGTAGCCACAAACGCTATTGACTGCATTCATACAACTGCAGCATCCCACGGGCGGGTCTTTATCGTAGAGGTAATGGGCCACAAGGTCGGATGGCTGACGCTCCACGCGGGAATCGCCGGAGGAGCCGACATTATCCTGATCCCTGAAATCCCGTATGATTTGGATGTAGTGGTGGATGCCATTAAGAAGAGGACGAAGGCCGGCAAGAATTTCACTATTCTGGCAGTTGCCGAGGGCGCCATCTCAAAGGAAGACGCGGCCCTCACAAAGAAAGAGCTGAAAGAGAAGAGAAAGACGGGACCGGTATACCCCTCTGTCGCCTATGAGCTGGGAGCAAAGATCACAGAAAAGACAGGCCAGGAGGTGCGCGTCACGGTTCCGGGGCATATGCAGAGAGGCGGCGAGCCCTGTCCTTATGACCGCGTGCTGTCCACCCGCCTGGGCGCATCCGCCGCACAGCTGATAGAGAAGGGAGAATACGGCTACATGGTAGCGGTAAAGAACAACGGAATCGTCAAAGTTCCGCTGTCTGAAGCTGCAGGAAAGTTGAAAACTGTCGATCCGTCCTGCGACATGATCCGGGAGGCGAAGGCGGTGGGAATCAGCTTCGGCGATAAATAG
- the hpt gene encoding hypoxanthine phosphoribosyltransferase gives MEVQTVADKIRVLLTEEEVNKRISEVAAQISSDYKGRPVHLICILKGGVFFTCELAKRLDLEVSLDFMSVSSYGSGTESSGIVKIVKDLDEPLAGKDVLIVEDIIDSGRTLAYLIEVLKQRNPKSIQLCTLLDKPERRVKKQVQVKYTCFTIPDEFVVGYGLDYDQKYRNLPYIGVVEV, from the coding sequence ATGGAGGTACAAACTGTGGCTGACAAAATCCGAGTTTTATTGACAGAAGAAGAGGTAAATAAAAGAATCAGCGAAGTGGCTGCTCAGATCAGCAGTGATTACAAGGGCCGTCCGGTTCACCTGATCTGTATTCTGAAGGGAGGAGTATTCTTCACCTGCGAGCTGGCAAAACGCCTTGACCTGGAGGTGTCCCTGGATTTCATGTCTGTTTCCAGCTATGGCTCCGGCACAGAGTCCAGCGGAATCGTGAAGATTGTCAAGGATCTGGATGAGCCTCTGGCGGGCAAGGATGTGCTCATTGTGGAGGACATCATTGACTCCGGACGCACACTGGCGTATCTGATCGAGGTGCTGAAGCAGAGAAATCCAAAGAGCATCCAGCTGTGTACGCTGCTTGACAAACCGGAGAGGCGAGTGAAGAAACAGGTTCAGGTAAAATACACCTGCTTTACGATTCCGGACGAGTTCGTCGTAGGCTACGGACTGGACTATGATCAGAAATATAGAAATCTGCCGTACATCGGCGTGGTGGAAGTATAA